The following proteins are encoded in a genomic region of Streptomyces lunaelactis:
- a CDS encoding stage II sporulation protein M, with translation MDLDVFVTAHRAEWDRLDHLVHRGRHLTGAEADELVALYQRTATHLSLIQSSAPDPLLTGRLTQLVARARSTVTGTRRASWRDAVLFLTAGFPAAVYRSRHWWIPTAVLSTVLAAIIGWWIATHPEVQSSIAAPQELRRLTRPGGEYETYYSSHPAASFAAQVWTNNAQAAAMCLTLGAFLCIPVIWILFLNVLNLGVGIGLMSAAGRLDTFLGLVLPHGLLELTAVFVAAGTGLRLGWTVIDPGPQSRRTALAQQGRAALGMAIGLALVLFVSGVIEGFVTPSGLPTWARIAIGIAAELAFLAYVYILGGRAARAGDTGDVEAADRSAELPAAA, from the coding sequence ATGGACCTCGATGTCTTCGTGACCGCCCACCGCGCCGAGTGGGACCGCCTGGACCACCTTGTGCACCGGGGACGCCACCTCACCGGCGCGGAGGCCGATGAACTCGTCGCCCTCTACCAGCGCACGGCCACGCACCTCTCGCTCATCCAGTCCAGCGCCCCGGACCCGCTCCTGACAGGCCGGCTCACCCAGCTCGTGGCCCGCGCCCGCTCCACTGTCACCGGCACCCGCCGCGCCTCCTGGCGCGACGCCGTCCTCTTCCTCACCGCGGGATTCCCGGCCGCCGTGTACCGCTCCCGGCACTGGTGGATCCCCACGGCGGTCCTCTCCACCGTCCTCGCCGCGATCATCGGCTGGTGGATCGCCACCCACCCCGAGGTCCAGTCGTCGATCGCAGCCCCGCAAGAGCTCCGCCGGCTGACGCGCCCCGGCGGCGAGTACGAGACGTACTACTCGAGCCACCCAGCAGCCTCGTTCGCCGCCCAGGTCTGGACGAACAACGCCCAGGCCGCCGCGATGTGCCTGACACTGGGCGCGTTCCTGTGCATCCCGGTGATCTGGATCCTCTTTCTCAATGTGCTCAACCTCGGCGTCGGCATAGGCCTGATGTCGGCGGCCGGCCGCCTCGACACCTTCCTGGGCCTTGTCCTCCCACACGGCCTTCTCGAACTGACCGCTGTCTTCGTCGCGGCGGGCACGGGCCTACGACTCGGCTGGACGGTCATCGACCCGGGCCCTCAATCCCGCCGCACAGCCCTGGCACAACAGGGCCGCGCCGCCCTGGGCATGGCCATCGGACTCGCCCTCGTCCTCTTCGTATCGGGCGTGATCGAAGGCTTCGTCACCCCCTCCGGCCTGCCCACCTGGGCGCGCATCGCCATCGGCATCGCCGCCGAGCTGGCGTTCCTGGCGTACGTCTACATCCTGGGCGGCCGAGCAGCGCGAGCCGGCGACACGGGCGACGTGGAGGCCGCGGACCGCAGCGCCGAACTCCCGGCCGCCGCCTGA
- a CDS encoding Trm112 family protein: protein MPLEAGLLEILACPACHAPLSDRTAADTPELICTGKDCGLAYPVRDGIPVLLVDEARHPA, encoded by the coding sequence ATGCCGCTCGAAGCCGGCCTCCTGGAGATCCTCGCCTGCCCGGCCTGCCATGCGCCGCTCAGCGACCGCACGGCAGCCGACACCCCCGAGCTGATCTGCACCGGCAAGGACTGCGGCCTGGCCTACCCGGTCCGGGACGGAATCCCCGTCCTCCTTGTCGACGAGGCGCGCCACCCCGCGTAA
- a CDS encoding AAA family ATPase, protein MSAPTPETAENSDRARASLEALRTEIAKAVVGQDPAVTGLVVALLCRGHVLLEGVPGVAKTLLVRTLAASLELDTKRVQFTPDLMPSDVTGSLVYDARTAEFSFQPGPVFTNLLLADEINRTPPKTQSSLLEAMEERQVTVDGIPRPLPDPFLVAATQNPVEYEGTYPLPEAQLDRFLLKLTVPLPSRDDEINVLTRHAEGFNPRDLQAAGVRPVAGPADLEAARAAVAKTSVSAEITGYVVDICRATRESPSLTLGVSPRGATALLSTARAWAWLTGRDYVIPDDVKALSLPTLRHRIQLRPEAEMEGVTADSVITAILTHVPVPR, encoded by the coding sequence ATGAGCGCCCCGACCCCCGAGACAGCTGAGAACTCGGACCGCGCCCGCGCCTCCCTGGAGGCCCTGCGCACCGAGATCGCCAAGGCCGTGGTGGGCCAGGATCCCGCTGTCACTGGGCTCGTCGTGGCTCTCCTCTGCCGCGGCCACGTCCTCCTCGAAGGAGTACCCGGCGTCGCCAAGACGCTCCTCGTCCGCACCCTTGCGGCCTCCCTCGAACTCGACACCAAGCGTGTCCAGTTCACCCCTGACCTGATGCCCAGCGATGTCACCGGGTCTCTCGTCTATGACGCGCGCACCGCCGAGTTCTCCTTCCAGCCCGGTCCCGTCTTCACCAACCTCCTTCTCGCCGACGAGATCAACCGCACCCCTCCCAAGACTCAGTCGTCGCTCCTGGAGGCGATGGAAGAGCGCCAGGTCACGGTCGATGGCATACCCCGCCCGCTACCTGACCCCTTCCTGGTCGCCGCGACCCAGAACCCGGTCGAGTACGAAGGCACCTACCCGCTCCCGGAAGCCCAACTGGACCGCTTCCTGCTCAAACTGACGGTCCCTCTGCCCTCCCGCGATGACGAGATCAACGTCCTCACCCGCCACGCAGAAGGCTTCAACCCCCGCGACCTCCAGGCTGCGGGCGTACGCCCCGTCGCCGGCCCCGCCGACCTGGAAGCGGCTCGTGCCGCCGTCGCCAAGACCTCGGTCTCCGCCGAGATCACCGGGTATGTCGTCGATATCTGCCGTGCCACCCGTGAATCCCCCTCACTCACCCTCGGCGTGTCCCCCCGAGGCGCCACAGCGCTGCTCTCCACCGCACGCGCCTGGGCCTGGCTCACTGGTCGGGACTACGTCATCCCCGACGATGTGAAGGCCCTGTCACTGCCGACTCTGCGCCACCGGATCCAGCTCCGGCCCGAGGCGGAGATGGAAGGCGTCACCGCCGACTCCGTCATCACCGCGATCCTCACCCACGTCCCCGTACCCCGATGA
- the ahcY gene encoding adenosylhomocysteinase — MSTVTTGQDFKVADLSLAAFGRKEITLAEHEMPGLMSIRKEYAATQPLAGARITGSLHMTVQTAVLIETLVALGAEVRWASCNIFSTQDHAAAAIAVGPNGTPEAPAGIPVFAWKGETLEEYWWCTEQALTWPNTPTGGPNMILDDGGDATLLVHKGVEFEKAGSAPDPSTADSEEYGYILTLLNRTLGEAPQKWTQLASEIRGVTEETTTGVHRLYEMHRDGTLLFPAINVNDAVTKSKFDNKYGCRHSLIDGINRATDVLIGGKTAVVCGYGDVGKGCAESLRGQGARVIVTEIDPICALQAAMDGYQVTTLDEVVETADIFITTTGNKDIIMAGDMARMKHQAIVGNIGHFDNEIDMAGLARTPGIVKDEVKPQVHTWTFEDGKVLILLSEGRLLNLGNATGHPSFVMSNSFADQTLAQIELFTKPEEYPTDVYVLPKHLDEKVARLHLAALGVKLTTLRPEQASYIGVDVNGPYKSDHYRY, encoded by the coding sequence ATGTCGACTGTCACCACTGGCCAGGACTTCAAGGTCGCCGACCTTTCCCTCGCCGCCTTCGGCCGCAAGGAGATCACCCTCGCCGAGCACGAGATGCCCGGCCTGATGTCGATCCGCAAGGAGTACGCCGCCACCCAGCCCCTGGCCGGTGCCCGCATCACCGGCTCCCTGCACATGACCGTGCAGACCGCCGTCCTGATCGAGACCCTGGTCGCGCTGGGCGCCGAGGTCCGCTGGGCCTCCTGCAACATCTTCTCCACCCAGGACCACGCGGCCGCGGCCATCGCGGTCGGCCCGAACGGCACGCCGGAAGCCCCCGCGGGCATTCCGGTCTTCGCCTGGAAGGGCGAGACGCTGGAGGAGTACTGGTGGTGCACGGAGCAGGCGCTGACCTGGCCGAACACCCCCACCGGCGGCCCGAACATGATCCTCGACGACGGTGGTGACGCCACGCTCCTCGTCCACAAGGGCGTCGAGTTCGAGAAGGCCGGCTCCGCCCCGGACCCCTCGACCGCGGACAGCGAGGAGTACGGCTACATCCTGACCCTGCTGAACCGCACCCTGGGTGAGGCGCCGCAGAAGTGGACGCAGCTGGCGTCGGAGATTCGTGGTGTGACGGAGGAGACCACGACGGGTGTGCACCGTCTGTATGAGATGCACCGTGACGGCACGCTGCTGTTCCCCGCGATCAATGTGAACGACGCGGTGACGAAGTCGAAGTTCGACAACAAGTACGGCTGCCGGCACTCGTTGATCGACGGCATCAACCGTGCCACCGATGTGCTGATCGGTGGCAAGACGGCGGTGGTGTGCGGGTACGGCGATGTGGGCAAGGGCTGTGCGGAGTCGCTGCGGGGTCAGGGTGCCCGGGTGATCGTGACGGAGATCGACCCGATCTGTGCGCTGCAGGCGGCGATGGACGGCTACCAGGTCACGACGCTGGACGAGGTGGTGGAGACGGCGGACATCTTCATCACGACGACGGGCAACAAGGACATCATCATGGCCGGGGACATGGCCAGGATGAAGCACCAGGCGATCGTGGGGAACATCGGTCACTTCGACAACGAGATCGACATGGCCGGTCTGGCGCGGACCCCGGGGATCGTGAAGGACGAGGTCAAGCCGCAGGTCCACACGTGGACCTTCGAGGACGGCAAGGTGCTGATTCTGCTGTCGGAGGGGCGTCTTTTGAACCTGGGCAACGCGACGGGTCACCCCTCGTTCGTGATGTCGAACAGCTTCGCGGACCAGACGCTGGCCCAGATCGAGCTGTTCACCAAGCCCGAGGAGTACCCGACGGACGTGTATGTGCTGCCCAAGCACCTGGACGAGAAGGTCGCCCGGCTCCACCTGGCCGCCCTCGGCGTGAAGCTGACCACGCTCCGCCCCGAGCAGGCCTCCTACATCGGCGTCGACGTGAACGGCCCGTACAAGTCCGACCACTACCGCTACTGA
- a CDS encoding DUF58 domain-containing protein, with product MALTGRTALLAALGSLPVGILAPSWTGMLAVNAPLSLAILCDYALAAPVRTLRFTRSGDTSVRLGDSAEVQLTVTNPSGRRLRAHLRDAWPPSSWLTGTEQAASRHKLTVPAGERRRLTTVLRPTRRGDRQAERVTIRSYGPLGLVARQGNHSVPWTVRVLPPFTSRKHLPSRLARLRELDGRTSVLIRGQGTEFDSLRDYVPGDDSRSIDWRATARQTTVAVRTWRPERDRHILVVLDTGRTSAGRVGNVPRLDASMDAALLLAALASRAGDRVDLLAYDRRVRAQVQGRSGGDLLPAVVNALAPLEPELVETDARGLSAAVLHSAPRRSLIVLLTSLDTAPIEEGLLPVLPQLTKRHTVLVASVADPHIEQMSNSRGTVEAVYEAAAGTQSQAQRRRTAEQLQRHGVTVVDATPDNLAPALADAYLALKAAGRL from the coding sequence ATGGCCCTCACCGGACGGACCGCGCTCCTCGCCGCTCTCGGCTCTCTCCCCGTGGGCATCCTCGCCCCGAGCTGGACGGGGATGCTCGCTGTGAATGCGCCTCTCTCACTAGCAATCCTGTGCGACTACGCCCTCGCCGCGCCAGTGCGAACGCTCCGATTCACCCGAAGCGGTGACACGTCAGTTCGACTGGGTGACAGTGCGGAAGTCCAGCTGACAGTCACCAACCCCTCCGGCCGCCGCCTGCGTGCCCACCTCCGCGACGCCTGGCCGCCCAGCAGCTGGCTCACCGGCACCGAACAGGCTGCTTCCCGGCACAAGCTGACCGTCCCTGCCGGTGAACGCCGCCGTCTCACCACGGTCCTGCGCCCCACGCGCCGCGGCGACCGCCAGGCAGAACGCGTCACCATCCGCTCGTACGGACCTCTGGGACTCGTCGCCCGCCAGGGCAACCACAGCGTCCCCTGGACCGTACGCGTCCTACCGCCCTTCACCAGCCGCAAGCACCTGCCGTCCAGACTGGCCCGGCTGCGCGAGCTGGACGGCCGCACCAGCGTTCTGATCCGTGGCCAAGGCACTGAATTCGACAGCCTCCGCGACTACGTCCCCGGGGATGACAGCCGTTCCATCGACTGGCGCGCCACCGCCCGGCAGACCACCGTCGCCGTACGCACCTGGCGCCCCGAACGCGACCGCCACATCCTCGTCGTTCTCGACACCGGCCGCACCTCAGCCGGCCGAGTCGGAAACGTCCCGCGCTTGGACGCGTCCATGGACGCAGCACTGCTCCTCGCCGCCCTGGCTTCGCGCGCAGGTGACCGTGTGGACCTCTTGGCCTACGACCGCCGTGTCCGCGCCCAGGTCCAGGGCCGCTCAGGCGGCGACCTCCTGCCCGCGGTGGTCAACGCGCTCGCTCCGCTGGAACCCGAGCTCGTCGAAACCGACGCCCGCGGTCTCAGCGCCGCCGTCCTGCACAGCGCCCCGCGCCGCTCGCTCATCGTTCTGCTCACCAGCCTCGACACCGCGCCGATCGAAGAGGGCTTGCTCCCTGTTCTTCCTCAGCTCACAAAGCGCCACACTGTCCTCGTGGCATCGGTCGCCGATCCCCACATCGAGCAGATGTCCAACAGCCGGGGCACCGTCGAGGCGGTGTACGAGGCGGCGGCCGGCACCCAGTCCCAGGCTCAGCGTCGCCGTACTGCGGAGCAGCTCCAGCGCCACGGCGTCACAGTCGTCGACGCCACTCCTGACAATCTGGCCCCCGCGCTTGCGGATGCTTACCTGGCGCTGAAGGCCGCCGGCCGACTCTAG
- a CDS encoding cation diffusion facilitator family transporter — protein MSASGGTRAIVAALAANLAIAVAKFVAFLFSGSSSMLAESVHSLADSGNQGLLLLGGKKAKREATPQHPFGYGRERYIYAFLVSIVLFSVGGMFAIYEGYEKIKDPHEIEAWYWPVGVLIFAIIAESFSFRTAIKESNETRGTLSWTEFVRRAKAPELPVVLLEDLGALVGLVLALIGVSLALGTGNGVWDGIGTLCIGILLILIALVLAAETKSLLLGEAAGTDDIEKIKTALVDGDVVTGIIHMRTLHLGPEELLVAAKIAVRHDGTASEVADAINAAEDRIRNTVPIARVIYLEPDIYSESAASSGTNPAKSPGGPTPDPAH, from the coding sequence ATGAGCGCGTCAGGCGGAACCAGGGCGATCGTGGCGGCACTCGCCGCCAACCTCGCAATCGCGGTAGCGAAGTTCGTTGCGTTCCTGTTCAGCGGCTCGTCGTCGATGCTCGCGGAGAGCGTCCACTCGCTCGCGGACTCCGGCAACCAGGGGCTGCTGCTCCTCGGCGGAAAGAAGGCCAAACGCGAGGCAACCCCGCAGCACCCCTTCGGCTACGGCCGTGAGCGCTACATCTACGCCTTCCTCGTCTCCATCGTGCTCTTCTCGGTCGGCGGCATGTTCGCGATCTACGAGGGCTACGAGAAGATCAAGGACCCGCACGAGATCGAGGCCTGGTACTGGCCGGTCGGCGTTCTCATCTTCGCGATCATCGCCGAGTCCTTCTCCTTCCGTACGGCGATCAAGGAGTCCAACGAGACGCGCGGCACGCTCTCGTGGACGGAGTTCGTCCGCCGTGCCAAGGCCCCGGAGCTCCCGGTCGTCCTCCTGGAGGACCTGGGCGCGCTGGTCGGTCTGGTGCTGGCGCTGATCGGTGTGAGCCTGGCCCTGGGGACGGGCAACGGCGTCTGGGACGGCATCGGCACGCTCTGCATCGGCATCCTGCTCATCCTGATCGCGCTCGTCCTGGCGGCCGAGACGAAGTCCCTGCTGCTGGGCGAGGCGGCCGGCACGGACGACATCGAGAAGATCAAGACGGCTCTTGTGGACGGCGATGTGGTCACCGGCATCATCCACATGCGTACGCTCCACCTCGGCCCGGAGGAACTGCTGGTCGCAGCCAAGATCGCGGTGCGGCACGACGGCACGGCCTCCGAGGTCGCCGACGCGATCAACGCCGCCGAGGACCGCATCCGCAACACGGTCCCGATCGCCCGTGTGATCTACCTGGAGCCGGACATCTACAGCGAGTCGGCGGCTTCGTCGGGCACCAACCCGGCCAAGTCCCCCGGCGGCCCGACCCCGGACCCCGCTCACTGA
- the manA gene encoding mannose-6-phosphate isomerase, class I, whose protein sequence is MDRLSNTVRPYAWGSTTAIPELLGVAPTGEPQAEMWMGAHPGAPSRIDRGPLNEVIDADPEGELGAAAVATFGPRLPFLLKLLAAGAPLSLQVHPNLAQAKEGYAAEESAGIPIDAPHRNYKDASHKPELICALTPFDGLCGFRTPVASADLLAGLEVDSLKPYVDLLHAHPEEAALREVLTAVLSADPAGMAATVTEAAAAAERLGGAYAPYAAIAHHFPGDPGVIAAMLLNYVQLQPGEALFLGAGVPHAYLNGLGVEIMANSDNVLRCGLTPKHVDVPELLRIVRFEATDPGVLRPEASPSGEEVYDTPIDEFRLSRYVLAPGAAPRDLTAPTPQILLCTAGRVTAGDLTLAPGGSAFVPAGDKAEISGTDGGSGTVFRATVVA, encoded by the coding sequence ATGGACCGCCTCTCCAACACCGTGCGCCCCTACGCCTGGGGCTCCACGACCGCGATCCCGGAACTGCTCGGCGTCGCACCCACCGGCGAGCCCCAGGCCGAGATGTGGATGGGCGCCCACCCCGGAGCGCCGTCCCGCATCGACCGCGGGCCCCTCAACGAGGTGATCGACGCGGACCCCGAGGGCGAGCTGGGCGCGGCAGCGGTCGCCACGTTCGGCCCGCGGCTGCCCTTCCTCCTCAAACTCCTCGCGGCCGGCGCTCCCCTCTCCCTCCAGGTCCACCCCAACCTCGCGCAGGCGAAGGAGGGTTACGCCGCCGAGGAGAGCGCGGGCATCCCCATCGACGCCCCGCACCGCAACTACAAGGACGCCAGCCACAAGCCCGAACTGATCTGCGCGCTCACGCCCTTCGACGGCCTGTGCGGATTCCGTACGCCCGTCGCGTCCGCGGATCTCCTCGCCGGACTCGAGGTCGACTCGCTCAAGCCGTACGTGGATCTCCTGCACGCCCACCCCGAAGAGGCCGCGCTGCGCGAGGTTCTCACCGCCGTTCTGAGCGCCGACCCCGCCGGGATGGCGGCCACCGTCACCGAGGCCGCGGCCGCCGCGGAACGGCTCGGCGGCGCCTACGCCCCGTACGCCGCGATCGCGCACCACTTCCCCGGCGACCCGGGCGTCATCGCGGCCATGCTGCTCAACTACGTCCAACTGCAGCCGGGCGAAGCTCTGTTCCTCGGCGCCGGCGTCCCGCACGCGTATCTCAACGGCCTCGGCGTGGAGATCATGGCCAACTCCGACAACGTGCTGCGCTGCGGACTGACCCCCAAGCATGTGGACGTCCCCGAACTGCTCCGTATCGTCCGCTTCGAGGCGACCGACCCCGGCGTCCTGCGCCCCGAGGCGTCGCCGTCCGGCGAAGAGGTCTACGACACCCCGATCGACGAGTTCCGCCTCTCCCGCTACGTACTCGCCCCGGGCGCCGCGCCCCGCGACCTCACGGCCCCCACCCCGCAGATCCTGCTCTGCACGGCGGGCAGGGTGACCGCCGGCGATCTGACCCTCGCTCCCGGCGGTTCGGCGTTCGTCCCGGCAGGGGACAAGGCGGAGATCTCGGGCACGGACGGCGGCTCGGGCACCGTCTTCCGCGCGACTGTGGTGGCCTGA
- a CDS encoding phosphomannomutase/phosphoglucomutase: MTADLSQIVKAYDVRGVVPDQWDEALAELFGAAFVQVTAAEAIVVGHDMRPSSPGLSGAFARGAAARGADVTLIGLCSTDQLYFASGKFDLPGAMFTASHNPAQYNGIKMCRAGAAPVGQDTGLADIRALVESWSGQGAPEPAAERGTVTERDTLTDYAAHLLSLVDLSAMRPLKVVVDAGNGMGGHTVPTVFTSLPVTLVPMYFELDGTFPNHEANPLDPANIVDLQARVRSEGADLGIAFDGDADRCFVVDERGEGVSPSAITALVAARELAKHPGGTVIHNLITSWSVPEVVRENGGTPARTRVGHSFIKQEMARTGAIFGGEHSAHYYFRDFWNADTGMLAALHVLAALGGQDGTLSELVAQYDRYAGSGEINSTVEHQAGRTAAVREAFEPREGVTIDELDGLTVTAADWWFNLRPSNTEPLLRLNVEARDEATMAKIRDEVLTLVRATA; the protein is encoded by the coding sequence GTGACTGCTGATCTGTCGCAGATCGTGAAGGCGTACGACGTCCGCGGGGTGGTGCCGGATCAGTGGGACGAGGCGCTGGCCGAACTGTTCGGGGCGGCCTTCGTCCAGGTGACAGCCGCGGAGGCGATTGTCGTCGGCCATGACATGCGGCCGTCGTCGCCCGGTCTCTCGGGGGCGTTCGCGCGCGGGGCCGCGGCACGCGGCGCGGATGTCACCCTGATCGGGCTGTGCTCGACGGACCAGCTGTACTTCGCTTCGGGGAAGTTCGACCTGCCGGGCGCGATGTTCACCGCCTCGCACAACCCGGCGCAGTACAACGGCATCAAGATGTGCCGGGCCGGCGCGGCGCCGGTGGGCCAGGACACGGGTCTGGCGGACATCCGCGCGCTGGTCGAGTCCTGGTCCGGGCAGGGTGCCCCGGAGCCGGCGGCCGAGCGGGGCACGGTGACGGAGCGGGACACCCTCACCGACTACGCGGCGCATCTGCTGTCGCTGGTGGACCTGTCGGCGATGCGCCCGCTGAAGGTGGTCGTGGACGCGGGCAACGGCATGGGCGGCCACACGGTCCCGACCGTGTTCACGTCGCTCCCCGTCACCCTCGTACCGATGTACTTCGAGCTGGACGGCACCTTCCCCAACCACGAGGCGAACCCGCTGGACCCGGCGAACATCGTCGACCTGCAGGCCCGCGTCCGGTCCGAAGGCGCGGACCTGGGCATCGCCTTCGACGGCGACGCGGACCGCTGCTTCGTCGTGGACGAGCGGGGCGAGGGCGTCTCACCGTCGGCGATCACGGCGCTGGTGGCGGCACGTGAGCTGGCCAAACACCCCGGCGGCACGGTGATCCACAACCTGATCACGTCGTGGTCGGTCCCGGAGGTCGTCCGCGAGAACGGCGGCACCCCGGCCCGTACGCGGGTCGGTCACTCCTTCATCAAGCAGGAGATGGCCCGTACGGGAGCGATCTTCGGCGGCGAGCACTCGGCGCACTACTACTTCCGCGACTTCTGGAACGCGGACACGGGCATGCTGGCCGCGCTGCACGTCCTGGCGGCGCTCGGCGGGCAGGACGGCACGCTGTCCGAGCTGGTCGCGCAGTACGACCGGTACGCGGGCTCCGGCGAGATCAACTCCACGGTCGAGCACCAGGCGGGCCGTACGGCGGCGGTGAGGGAGGCGTTCGAGCCGCGCGAGGGCGTGACGATCGACGAACTCGACGGTCTGACGGTGACGGCGGCGGACTGGTGGTTCAACCTCCGCCCGTCGAACACGGAGCCGCTGCTGCGCCTGAACGTGGAGGCCCGCGACGAGGCGACGATGGCCAAGATCCGCGACGAGGTCCTGACCCTGGTCCGCGCGACGGCCTGA
- a CDS encoding SIS domain-containing protein, whose product MLDESLLDAPDALARADRRGLLRGAAEAGARVRTAARHAAEAGIAEIKPEGRPRAVLVAGAGTAATGVADLVGALAGATAPVARLHPSGVAPAAGALRWALPGWAGSVDLLLIATTDGSEPGLALLAEQAYRRGCTVVAVAPQRSPLSEAVDGTHGLVVPMATAPHEMYEETQAASPGALWALFTPLLALLDRVGLIEAPPETLAKVADRLDSTAERCGPAIATYSNPAKTLAAELADSLPLIWTEGTAAAPAGRRFAAVLAELAGRPALAAELPEALPAHGVLLAGALAAGADPEDFFRDRVTEQQALRARVVLLRDRPAGGLTAAPAARELALSHDTPISELEPEEGTELESIAELLAVTDFAAVYLALADSDDRS is encoded by the coding sequence ATGCTCGACGAGTCGCTCCTCGACGCCCCGGACGCCCTGGCCCGAGCCGATCGCCGAGGCCTGCTGAGAGGCGCCGCCGAGGCCGGGGCGCGCGTACGCACCGCCGCCCGGCACGCCGCCGAGGCAGGCATCGCCGAGATCAAGCCCGAGGGCCGCCCCCGCGCCGTACTCGTCGCCGGGGCCGGCACCGCCGCCACCGGCGTCGCCGACCTGGTCGGCGCCCTCGCCGGCGCCACCGCCCCGGTCGCCCGCCTGCACCCCTCCGGCGTCGCCCCCGCCGCCGGCGCCCTGCGCTGGGCGCTCCCCGGCTGGGCGGGCTCCGTGGACCTCCTCCTCATCGCGACCACCGACGGCAGCGAACCCGGCCTCGCCCTCCTCGCCGAGCAGGCGTACCGCCGCGGCTGCACCGTCGTCGCCGTGGCCCCGCAGCGCTCCCCGCTCTCCGAGGCGGTCGACGGTACGCACGGCCTCGTCGTCCCCATGGCCACCGCCCCGCACGAGATGTACGAGGAGACGCAGGCCGCGAGCCCCGGTGCCCTCTGGGCGCTGTTCACGCCACTCCTCGCGCTCCTAGACCGCGTAGGCCTGATCGAGGCGCCCCCGGAGACCCTCGCCAAGGTCGCCGACCGCCTCGACAGCACCGCCGAACGCTGCGGCCCGGCCATCGCGACGTACAGCAATCCGGCCAAGACACTCGCCGCCGAGCTCGCCGACAGCCTCCCGCTGATCTGGACGGAGGGCACGGCCGCCGCCCCCGCGGGCCGCCGCTTCGCCGCCGTACTGGCCGAGCTGGCCGGCCGACCCGCCCTCGCCGCCGAGCTCCCCGAGGCGCTCCCGGCCCACGGCGTGCTCCTCGCGGGCGCCCTCGCGGCCGGCGCCGACCCGGAGGACTTCTTCCGTGACCGTGTCACGGAGCAGCAGGCCCTGCGCGCCCGCGTCGTACTCCTGCGCGACCGCCCGGCCGGCGGCCTCACCGCCGCGCCCGCCGCCCGCGAACTGGCGCTCAGCCACGACACCCCGATCAGCGAGCTCGAACCGGAGGAGGGCACGGAGCTGGAGTCGATCGCCGAACTCCTCGCCGTCACCGACTTCGCCGCCGTCTATCTGGCTCTGGCGGACTCGGACGACCGCAGCTGA
- a CDS encoding RDD family protein, producing MSALVTGDAVVLGLQSARLPSRALALVIDLVVVWTAYLLVSIGLAVATASLDEAAGTAVAIASFLLVLVGAPIAVETLSHGRSLGKLACGLRVVRDDGGPIRFRHALVRGAMGVVEILMSFGVIACIASLVSARGRRIGDVFAGTLVVRERMPAGRAMVVVPPPPPWLVGRFTELDLSGVPDDLWLAIRQYLTRMRQLDPAVSWSMAQRLAGDLAACTGAPAPERVPPAAYLAAVVNERQARDARKAFGAAAGVGGGSQGRVVPGVAVTGDVALGRVTPGAFGPGGAVPGGVALEVADPQVAPVRDGAPGAGTPPVTGFAPPA from the coding sequence GTGAGTGCGCTTGTGACGGGGGATGCGGTCGTACTGGGGTTGCAGTCGGCCAGACTGCCGAGCCGGGCGCTCGCTCTCGTGATCGACCTTGTCGTGGTGTGGACGGCGTATCTCCTGGTGTCGATCGGGCTGGCGGTGGCGACAGCCTCGCTGGACGAGGCGGCGGGAACGGCGGTGGCCATCGCGTCGTTTCTGCTGGTGCTGGTCGGGGCCCCGATAGCCGTGGAGACCCTCAGCCATGGGCGCTCGCTCGGGAAGCTCGCGTGTGGGCTGCGGGTGGTGCGGGACGACGGGGGGCCGATCCGGTTCCGGCATGCGCTGGTGCGTGGCGCGATGGGTGTGGTCGAGATCCTGATGTCGTTCGGGGTCATCGCCTGTATTGCGTCGCTGGTGTCGGCGCGGGGGCGGCGGATCGGGGATGTGTTCGCCGGGACGCTGGTGGTGCGGGAGAGGATGCCGGCCGGGCGGGCGATGGTGGTGGTGCCGCCTCCGCCGCCGTGGCTAGTCGGGCGGTTCACCGAGCTGGATCTGTCGGGGGTGCCGGATGACCTGTGGCTCGCGATACGTCAGTACCTGACGCGGATGAGGCAATTGGACCCGGCCGTGAGCTGGTCGATGGCTCAGCGGCTGGCCGGGGATCTGGCGGCGTGTACCGGGGCGCCGGCGCCGGAGAGGGTGCCGCCGGCCGCATATCTGGCGGCGGTGGTGAATGAGCGGCAGGCGCGCGATGCCCGGAAGGCGTTCGGGGCCGCGGCGGGGGTGGGCGGCGGCTCGCAGGGCCGGGTGGTTCCGGGTGTGGCTGTTACGGGTGATGTGGCCCTGGGCCGAGTGACGCCGGGGGCGTTTGGTCCTGGTGGGGCTGTGCCGGGTGGGGTGGCGCTGGAGGTTGCGGATCCGCAGGTCGCGCCGGTGCGGGACGGGGCGCCGGGAGCTGGGACGCCGCCGGTCACAGGGTTCGCGCCGCCCGCGTAG